The following coding sequences lie in one Epinephelus moara isolate mb chromosome 17, YSFRI_EMoa_1.0, whole genome shotgun sequence genomic window:
- the khnyn gene encoding protein KHNYN: MDSDKADGGGGGEVEDEFACDGMLRGYLTSLHGTVERIFRVAFGIGADDMSPGNNGQIWLKLRGQSNNVKAAKLFVKGLVNQEEQQEVSYPGVLHCIFCGARGLFMDCLTKNTSAHIVVGSPGFLLISGLAEPVVRAYSLITDLVDRYEGTQSRRSEFGDRGPGESLESRRAFKTLVEKWEDKHILDLLVLPGSVKEILLDLVKESGLGSSPIPALTDGNAGVRSLEGSEGRWDKPSTITYTLPEPSRTTDRWVEGMTASLGKDSAAKDSLFEFLSMSTGTRGRAEGAEQRLVHSPQEMGEEEQLEPAATLGTKAKGAQGEEEEELQMTVGNKEFWLLLKFFTAMGYTEDVVKRVLARTGPKEASQILDVVQQEQDRSDREQTQKNQDGVALNQSERNRPCETEHREDDEMEVGGDEVMRSNGEVGDACEGATGSTRHLKEKGITEEKEEGQEEDFVLGVVKKAAASCGYMEQKVAKVYNMLPDGSTHQLLLELQREGSKDTDAFREGPREMDDVVLEKEWPRVGPSEDKARKNELFVPAEKRKSDDKGRVEVPNLTAPELNKYHKLTHSQTPHQVILPEVKGPPMSVYPSSHDPPLHFQSNKQYDQTTHWLNPSMSKLNHQTHDNVLNPKSSNSLKQVLQAPQPPIFRGNDSSPTRARERQGFIAPSSVVVTGEQRFLEGLQMPFDLQLTDKPGDPKLRTIIIDGSNVAMSHGLGHFFSCRGIALAVQHFWDRGHRHISCLLPQWRQKSDPRIKEQHYLTELQKLGLLSYTPSREVQGKRISSYDDRFMLQLAQKTDGVIVTNDNLRDLSDESPVWRDIIKKRLLQYTFVGDHFMVPDDPLGRGGPHLDDFLRSEHKTPDPGNHSFACVATTFPSSKPPRSQTEVLNFRDRTLGGALNTTAGGGSRGKRRGHGKAWDMGHQQWELGASGPGFRADRSPEETASLREQLCQVFPGQDNMVALVLQCHPAETDINVLSDRMLEQ; this comes from the exons ATGGACAGTGACAAagctgatggaggaggaggcggagagGTGGAGGATGAATTTGCGTGTGACGGGATGCTGCGTGGCTATCTGACCTCCCTGCACGGCACCGTGGAGCGGATATTCAGGGTGGCGTTTGGCATCGGGGCGGACGACATGTCTCCTGGCAACAACGGGCAGATATGGCTGAAACTCCGAGGGCAGAGCAACAATGTGAAAGCCGCCAAA TTATTTGTGAAAGGACTTGTGAaccaggaggagcagcaggaagtTTCTTATCCCGGGGTTCTTCACTGCATCTTCTGTGGAGCCAGAGGGCTGTTCATGGACTGCCTGACAAAAAACACCTCGGCACATATAGTG GTTGGCTCTCCTGGATTCCTGCTTATATCGGGTCTTGCGGAGCCGGTGGTGCGAGCCTACTCCCTCATTACAGACCTGGTGGACCGATATGAGGGCACACAATCCAGACGCTCAGAGTTTGGAGACAGAGGTCCTGGCGAGTCTCTGGAATCACGCCGGGCATTCAAAACTCTAGTGGAGAAATGGGAGGACAAGCACATCTTGGATCTTCTGGTGCTGCCAGGGTCAGTGAAGGAAATCCTGCTGGATTTGGTGAAAGAATCAGGGCTTGGATCAAGCCCCATCCCGGCACTGACAGATGGAAATGCAGGAGTAAGATCTCTTGAGGGTTCGGAGGGTAGATGGGACAAACCATCCACCATTACGTACACACTCCCCGAGCCTTCCAGGACTACTGATCGGTGGGTTGAAGGGATGACTGCAAGTTTGGGGAAAGACTCCGCAGCCAAGGACTCCTTATTTGAGTTTTTATCCATGTCAACTGGCACCCGAGGGAGGGCAGAGGGGGCAGAGCAAAGACTTGTGCATTCTCCACAGGAGATGGGAGAAGAGGAGCAGCTGGAGCCAGCAGCAACATTGGGTACCAAAGCAAAAGGGGCACAaggggaggaagaagaggagctaCAGATGACAGTAGGAAACAAGGAGTTCTGGCTTCTTTTGAAGTTCTTCACAGCCATGGGGTACACAGAGGACGTGGTGAAACGAGTCCTTGCTCGAACAGGACCTAAAGAGGCCTCGCAGATACTGGATGTGGTTCAACAGGAGCAGGATCGCAGTGACCGGGAGCAGACACAGAAAAATCAAGACGGTGTTGCCTTGAACCAAAGTGAGAGGAACCGACCTTGCGAgacggagcacagagaagacGACGAAATGGAAGTAGGAGGAGATGAGGTGATGCGTAGTAATGGAGAGGTGGGAGATGCTTGTGAGGGAGCAACAGGAAGCACGAGACACTTAAAGGAAAAAGGTAttacagaagaaaaagaggaagggcAGGAGGAAGACTTTGTCCTGGGAGTGGTAAAGAAAGCGGCAGCCAGCTGTGGGTACATGGAGCAGAAAGTGGCCAAAGTCTACAACATGTTGCCTGATGGATCCACtcaccagctgctcctggagCTGCAGAGAGAGGGGAGCAAAGACACAGACGCCTTCAGGGAGGGACCGAGAGAGATGGATGATGTGGTGCTGGAGAAAGAGTGGCCAAGAGTTGGACCATCAGAGGACAAAGCAAGAAAAAATGAGCTTTTCGTACCTGCAGAAAAGAGAAAATCTGACGATAAAGGACGAGTAGAAGTTCCAAACCTTACTGCACCTGAGTTAAATAAATACCAtaaactcacacactcacaaactcCACACCAAGTCATCCTCCCGGAAGTCAAAGGGCCACCCATGTCTGTTTATCCCTCATCCCATGATCCTCCACTCCATTTCCAATCCAACAAACAATATGACCAAACCACGCACTGGCTTAATCCATCCATGTCAAAACTAAATCATCAAACCCATGACAATGTCTTGAACCCAAAGTCTTCTAACTCCTTAAAACAAGTGCTTCAAGCCCCTCAACCCCCCATCTTCAGGGGGAACGACTCATCTCCCACCCGAGCTAGAGAAAGACAGGGCTTCATAGCCCCGTCTTCAGTGGTGGTGACAGGGGAGCAGCGTTTCCTGGAGGGCCTCCAGATGCCCTTCGACCTTCAGCTAACAGACAAACCAGGCGACCCGAAACTGAGGACGATCATTATTGACGGGAGCAATGTGGCCATGAG TCACGGGTTGGGTCACTTCTTCTCCTGTCGAGGAATCGCTTTGGCTGTCCAGCACTTTTGGGACCGAGGCCATCGTCACATCAGCTGCCTCCTGCCGCAGTGGAGACAGAAGAGCGACCCCAGGATCAAAG AGCAGCACTATCTGACAGAGCTGCAGAAGCTGGGCCTGCTCTCCTACACGCCCTCCAGAGAGGTCCAGGGCAAGAGGATCAGCTCGTACGATGACAG ATTTATGCTGCAGCTCGCTCAGAAGACAGACGGAGTCATCGTAACTAATGACAACCTGAGAGACCTTTCAGATGAGTCACCTGTATGGAGGGACATCATCAAAAAGAG ACTTCTTCAGTACACGTTTGTCGGGGATCACTTTATGGTGCCGGACGACCCTCTGGGCAGAGGAGGACCACACCTGGACGACTTCCTACGCTCAGAGCACAA GACTCCTGACCCAGGAAACCACTCTTTTGCCTGTGTTGCCACCACGTTCCCTTCCTCCAAACCTCCGCGCTCCCAAACGGAGGTCCTGAACTTCCGCGACCGAACACTAGGTGGAGCTCTGAATACAACAGCAGGCGGAGGGAGCCGGGGCAAACGGAGAGGACATGGAAAGGCATGGGACATGGGACACCAGCAGTGGGAGCTTGGAGCTTCGGGACCGGGGTTCAGGGCAGACAGGAGCCCGGAGGAAACGGCCAGCCTGAGAGAGCAGCTCTGTCAGGTTTTTCCGGGTCAGGACAACATGGTTGCCCTGGTGCTGCAGTGCCACCCGGCAGAGACGGACATAAATGTGCTGTCTGATCGGATGCTGGAGCAATAG